In Listeria monocytogenes, the following proteins share a genomic window:
- a CDS encoding YicC/YloC family endoribonuclease, with product MVKSMTGFGRATKEFEAFKVTIELKAVNHRYSEFLFRMPKQLAYLEGKLKKTISKQIKRGRIEVFFSITGEQISKRELHIDWDLADSYYRFIKQASARYELQELPTMADLLQEPAYLSIEEEAEASSELERLVLETLARATERLDEMRSMEGAELLLYFKQHLAALEKSLEIIQAEIPNTEKHYQEKIETRLQNVVGDQFDSSIVLTEVAMLLEKADINEEVERTKSHLKQFYGIILLEEPIGRKLDFLIQEMNREVNTIGSKASSLKITEQVVEMKTTLEKIREQVQNVE from the coding sequence ATGGTGAAAAGCATGACGGGATTTGGGCGTGCGACGAAAGAATTTGAAGCGTTCAAAGTAACCATTGAATTAAAAGCAGTCAACCACCGCTACTCCGAATTTCTTTTTCGGATGCCAAAGCAACTTGCTTATTTAGAAGGAAAATTAAAAAAGACCATAAGTAAGCAAATCAAACGTGGTAGAATCGAAGTTTTCTTTTCCATCACGGGAGAGCAAATCTCAAAACGTGAACTACATATTGACTGGGACCTCGCAGACAGCTATTACCGTTTTATCAAACAAGCAAGCGCTAGATATGAATTACAAGAATTACCAACTATGGCCGATTTACTGCAAGAACCAGCTTATCTTTCTATTGAGGAAGAAGCGGAAGCGAGTAGCGAACTAGAGCGATTAGTTTTAGAAACACTCGCCCGCGCAACCGAGCGACTAGATGAGATGAGAAGTATGGAAGGTGCAGAACTACTGCTTTATTTCAAACAACATCTTGCCGCACTGGAGAAAAGTTTGGAAATCATTCAAGCCGAAATTCCAAACACAGAAAAACATTATCAAGAAAAAATCGAAACACGTTTACAAAACGTTGTAGGCGACCAATTTGATTCAAGTATTGTTCTTACAGAAGTCGCAATGCTACTTGAAAAGGCAGACATTAACGAAGAAGTCGAACGAACAAAGAGCCATTTAAAGCAATTTTATGGTATTATTTTACTCGAAGAACCAATCGGACGAAAGCTGGATTTTCTGATTCAAGAGATGAACCGCGAAGTGAACACGATTGGCTCCAAAGCAAGTTCTCTAAAAATCACCGAACAAGTGGTAGAAATGAAAACGACGCTTGAGAAAATTCGAGAACAAGTGCAAAATGTGGAATGA
- the fbpA gene encoding Rqc2 family fibronectin-binding protein FbpA: MAFDAMFLKAMTEELAEHGESGRIMKIHQPFSHELVLYIRKNRENKRLLISSHPSYARIQWTDDIPENPATPPMFCMLLRKYLEGAIIESITQLPNERILQFSIRGKDDIGENRFCDLFVEIMGRHSNITLVDRAKNVIVDCIKHVSPAQNSYRTLLPGATYVLPPATDKLHPFEVTSEQILDRLDFSAGRMDKQLVQHFAGFSPLLAREIVFRAGNLTADSLVAAFFEVMELVNAHLGSAAVPNEWRIQNKEDYYFFPLRHVDAETTEFANLSTLLDHFYIGKARRDRVHQFAHDLEKLLSNELARSRLKIEKLENTLLETEKADIYRIQGELLTANLHLMERGMAEITVENFYDDMKKMTIPLDTRKTPSANAQSYFSRYQKLRNAVEVVKEQIALTKEEITYLESVESQLETSGPQDVEEIRQELAEQGYLRYKQKKGGRKKATLPTPEKYTSSTGLSILVGKNNKQNDYLTNKLARNNEYWFHVKDLPGSHVVIQSNNPDETSITEAAMIAAYYSKARLSATVPVDGTLVKHVKKPNGAKPGYVIYDNQTTYFVTPDEKLVLSLKN, encoded by the coding sequence ATGGCGTTTGATGCAATGTTTTTAAAAGCGATGACCGAAGAACTTGCCGAACACGGAGAAAGCGGACGTATTATGAAAATCCATCAACCGTTCTCGCATGAACTTGTTTTATATATTCGAAAAAACCGTGAAAATAAACGTTTACTGATCTCCTCGCATCCAAGCTATGCGCGGATTCAGTGGACCGATGATATTCCCGAAAACCCAGCAACCCCACCGATGTTTTGTATGTTACTGCGAAAATACTTAGAAGGCGCGATTATTGAATCGATTACGCAACTTCCTAATGAACGAATTTTACAATTTAGTATTCGCGGCAAAGATGATATCGGCGAAAATCGTTTTTGTGATTTATTTGTAGAAATTATGGGACGGCATAGTAATATTACCCTTGTCGACCGTGCGAAAAATGTGATTGTTGATTGTATTAAGCACGTTTCCCCTGCCCAAAATAGTTACCGAACACTGCTTCCAGGAGCGACTTATGTATTACCTCCTGCAACGGATAAACTCCATCCATTTGAGGTTACTTCGGAGCAAATTCTGGATAGACTAGATTTCTCTGCGGGTCGAATGGATAAACAACTTGTACAACATTTTGCAGGATTCAGCCCTTTACTTGCTCGGGAAATAGTATTTCGCGCTGGGAACTTAACGGCAGATTCGCTAGTTGCTGCCTTTTTCGAAGTAATGGAATTGGTGAATGCACATCTAGGAAGTGCTGCTGTCCCAAATGAGTGGCGCATCCAAAATAAAGAGGATTACTATTTCTTCCCGCTCCGCCATGTCGATGCAGAAACAACCGAATTCGCGAATTTAAGCACCCTATTAGACCATTTTTATATAGGTAAAGCGCGTCGTGATCGTGTCCATCAATTTGCACATGATTTAGAAAAACTCTTATCCAACGAACTTGCTCGAAGCAGGCTGAAAATCGAAAAACTCGAAAACACTTTACTCGAAACGGAAAAAGCAGATATTTATCGTATTCAAGGTGAACTTTTAACTGCCAATTTGCATTTAATGGAGCGTGGGATGGCAGAGATTACGGTAGAAAACTTTTACGATGATATGAAGAAAATGACGATTCCGCTTGATACTAGAAAAACACCGTCAGCCAATGCCCAAAGCTACTTTAGCCGCTACCAAAAACTGCGTAACGCGGTCGAAGTAGTGAAAGAGCAAATCGCACTCACGAAAGAAGAAATTACTTATTTAGAGTCTGTAGAATCGCAACTTGAAACATCCGGCCCACAAGATGTGGAAGAAATCCGCCAAGAACTCGCTGAACAAGGCTATCTTCGCTACAAACAGAAAAAAGGCGGCCGCAAAAAAGCGACTTTACCTACTCCAGAAAAATATACTTCTTCCACCGGATTATCGATTTTGGTTGGGAAAAACAATAAGCAAAATGATTATTTAACGAATAAATTAGCTAGGAATAATGAATATTGGTTCCACGTAAAAGATTTGCCTGGTTCGCATGTGGTGATTCAATCGAATAATCCAGACGAGACCTCGATTACTGAAGCCGCAATGATTGCCGCCTATTACTCAAAAGCACGACTTTCAGCAACGGTTCCCGTCGACGGCACGCTCGTAAAACACGTAAAAAAACCAAATGGTGCCAAACCTGGTTATGTCATTTACGATAACCAAACGACTTATTTTGTTACACCTGATGAAAAACTTGTTTTATCCTTAAAAAATTAA
- a CDS encoding short chain dehydrogenase: MKILLIGASGTLGSAVKDRLEKKAEVITAGRHSGDVTVDITSVDSIKKMYEQVGKVDAIVSATGSATFSPLTELTPEKNAVTISSKLGGQINLVLLGIDSLNDRGSFTLTTGIMMEDPIVQGASAAMANGAVTAFAKSAAIEMPRGIRINTVSPNVLEESWDKLESFFQGFVPVPAAKVARAFEKSVFGAQTGESYKIY, from the coding sequence ATGAAAATTTTATTAATTGGTGCTTCTGGTACGCTTGGTTCTGCGGTGAAAGATCGTTTGGAGAAAAAAGCCGAAGTAATTACTGCTGGCAGACATAGCGGCGATGTGACGGTCGATATTACGAGTGTTGATAGTATTAAAAAAATGTACGAGCAGGTTGGCAAAGTCGACGCGATTGTTTCGGCCACAGGAAGCGCCACTTTTTCGCCTTTAACAGAATTAACGCCAGAGAAAAATGCGGTGACGATTAGTAGTAAATTAGGTGGTCAAATTAATCTCGTTTTACTGGGTATTGACTCCTTGAATGATAGAGGAAGTTTTACGCTTACGACAGGAATCATGATGGAAGATCCAATCGTCCAAGGGGCTTCTGCTGCGATGGCAAATGGCGCGGTTACCGCTTTTGCCAAATCAGCTGCAATTGAAATGCCGCGCGGGATTCGGATTAACACAGTGAGTCCGAATGTTTTAGAAGAATCTTGGGACAAACTAGAATCATTTTTCCAAGGATTCGTTCCAGTCCCAGCTGCAAAAGTCGCTCGTGCATTTGAAAAAAGTGTTTTTGGTGCACAAACTGGCGAAAGTTATAAAATCTACTAA
- the pyrE gene encoding orotate phosphoribosyltransferase, translating to MSIEKQVAEQLLEIKAVFLKPNDPFTWASGIKSPIYCDNRLTLGFPKVRQFIAKSLAEKIKQTFGEVDVVAGTATAGIPHAAWVSDLLDLPMVYVRSKAKEHGKGNQIEGPITKGQKVVVIEDLISTGGSSLKAVEALEEAGAEVVGIAAIFTYGLDKGKQLLEASGTKLVTLTNYDELIEVALNENYVTAEDMATLKEWKKNPENWGK from the coding sequence ATGAGTATTGAAAAACAAGTAGCCGAACAATTATTAGAAATCAAAGCCGTATTTTTAAAACCGAATGATCCATTCACGTGGGCATCCGGAATTAAATCTCCCATATACTGTGACAATCGCCTAACGCTAGGTTTTCCAAAAGTCCGCCAATTTATCGCCAAATCTTTAGCTGAAAAAATTAAACAAACATTTGGCGAAGTGGATGTGGTTGCAGGAACCGCAACAGCTGGAATTCCACATGCCGCATGGGTAAGTGATTTGCTTGATCTACCAATGGTCTACGTCCGCTCAAAAGCCAAAGAACACGGTAAAGGAAACCAAATCGAAGGGCCAATCACAAAAGGGCAAAAAGTAGTCGTGATTGAAGACTTGATTTCGACCGGCGGAAGCTCACTAAAAGCAGTGGAAGCTTTAGAAGAAGCGGGCGCTGAAGTGGTTGGAATTGCGGCCATTTTTACATATGGACTAGACAAAGGCAAACAACTACTAGAAGCATCCGGCACAAAACTAGTAACCTTAACAAACTATGACGAGCTAATTGAAGTAGCTTTAAATGAAAATTACGTGACCGCTGAAGATATGGCAACATTAAAAGAATGGAAGAAAAATCCGGAAAACTGGGGTAAATAA
- the pyrF gene encoding orotidine-5'-phosphate decarboxylase encodes MNKPIIALDFQTYEEVEQFLAKFSGEALSVKVGMELFYSNGPIIVEKIKQQNHEIFLDLKLHDIPNTVKSAMVGLAKLGVDMVNVHAAGGKNMMEAALEGLEIGSGSGKRPKIIAVTQLTSTSEASMQSEQLIKTSLLESVLHYSALTNQAGLNGVVCSALEAEAIKQQNGADFLRVTPGIRLASDAADDQIRVVTPEKARLIGSTDIVVGRSITRANDPVAAYNQVLKEWNV; translated from the coding sequence ATGAATAAACCCATTATCGCGCTAGATTTCCAAACGTACGAAGAAGTAGAACAATTTTTAGCCAAATTCTCCGGAGAAGCTTTATCCGTGAAAGTCGGTATGGAACTTTTTTATAGCAATGGTCCCATTATCGTTGAAAAAATAAAGCAACAAAATCATGAAATCTTTCTAGATCTAAAATTGCACGACATCCCGAACACTGTCAAAAGTGCGATGGTAGGCTTGGCAAAACTTGGTGTTGATATGGTTAACGTACACGCGGCCGGTGGTAAGAATATGATGGAGGCAGCTTTGGAGGGACTCGAAATAGGATCCGGGAGTGGCAAGCGTCCAAAAATTATCGCAGTGACACAACTAACTAGTACAAGTGAGGCGAGCATGCAAAGCGAGCAATTAATAAAAACAAGCCTACTTGAGTCCGTGCTACATTATAGTGCTTTAACAAATCAAGCTGGACTAAACGGTGTAGTTTGTTCCGCTCTTGAAGCAGAAGCAATCAAACAACAAAATGGCGCTGACTTTTTACGTGTCACACCAGGTATACGACTAGCAAGTGACGCAGCAGACGATCAAATACGTGTCGTCACACCAGAAAAAGCGCGTTTGATTGGTTCAACAGATATCGTTGTTGGGCGTTCCATCACCCGCGCAAATGACCCAGTAGCAGCCTATAATCAAGTTTTAAAGGAGTGGAATGTATGA